One Primulina tabacum isolate GXHZ01 chromosome 10, ASM2559414v2, whole genome shotgun sequence DNA segment encodes these proteins:
- the LOC142504797 gene encoding homeobox-leucine zipper protein ANTHOCYANINLESS 2-like codes for MNFGDFLDSSGGGGGVRIVSGIQYNNNTPTPRSKINSSMPTGAIAQPLLVSQSLAGKAMFNSPGLSLALQTCTEGQAEVGRIGENFGSTIVGGRRSRDEEHESRSGSDNLDGGSGDDLDAADKPLKKKRYHRHTPQQIQELETLFKECPHPDEKQRLELSRRLCLETRQVKFWFQNRRTQMKTQLERHENSLLRQENDKLRAENMSMREMMRNPICTNCGGPAIIGEISLEEQHLRIENARLKDELDRVCTLAGKFSGRPISSLASPMGFPMPNSNLELGVGNNDFGGLNALPSGPPHFGSGISPPLPIEPPTKPLNINPMDRSLERSVYLELALSTMDELVKMAQTDQPLWIRSLEGGREVLNHEEYFRTFTPCIGMKPNGFVTEASRETGMVIINSLALVETLMDSNKWTEMFPCIIPRTSTTDVISSGMGGTRNGALQLMHAELQVLSPLVPVRDVKFLRFCKQHAEGVWAVVDVSIDTIRETAGGPTFLSCRRLPSGCVVQDMPNGYSKVTWVEHAEYDESVIHQLYRPLIGAGMGFGAQRWVATLQRQCECLAILMSSSVPARDHTAITAGGRKSMLKLAQRMTNNFCAGVCASTVHKWNKLKSGNVDEDVRVMTRKSVDDPGEPPGIVVSAATSVWLPVSPQRLFDFLRDERLRSEWDILSNGGPMQEMAHIAKGQDHGNCVSLLRASAMNSNQSSMLILQETCIDAAGSLVVYAPVDIPAMHVVMNGGDSAYVALLPSGFVVVPDGPGSRGPTGNGPIGNVGMVHRVSGSLLTVAFQILVNSLPTAKLTVESVETVNNLITCTVQKIKAALHCES; via the exons ATGAATTTTGGGGATTTTCTTGATAGCAGTGGCGGCGGTGGCGGTGTAAGAATTGTTTCTGGTATACAGTATAACAATAATACACCTACTCCAAGAAGTAAGATTAACAGCAGCATGCCCACTGGTGCAATTGCGCAACCCCTCCTTGTGTCACAATCACTTGCGGGCAAAGCCATGTTCAACTCACCTGGCCTCTCTCTTGCCCTC CAAACGTGTACCGAGGGTCAAGCTGAGGTGGGCAGAATAGGGGAGAATTTTGGGTCTACTATCGTCGGTGGAAGGAGGAGTAGAGATGAAGAACATGAGAGCAGATCTGGGAGTGATAATCTGGATGGTGGCTCTGGAGATGATCTTGATGCTGCCGACAAGCCGCTGAAAAAGAAAAGATACCACCGACACACTCCCCAACAAATCCAAGaacttgaaac TCTTTTCAAGGAGTGTCCACATCCTGATGAAAAGCAAAGATTGGAGCTCAGCAGAAGGCTTTGCTTGGAGACTAGACAGGTCAAGTTTTGGTTTCAGAATCGAAGAACTCAGATGAAG ACGCAACTCGAACGCCATGAGAATTCTTTACTCAGGCAAGAAAATGACAAGCTCCGAGCAGAAAACATGTCGATGAGGGAGATGATGAGGAACCCCATTTGCACCAACTGTGGCGGCCCGGCCATTATTGGGGAAATATCCCTTGAAGAGCAACATCTACGAATCGAGAATGCTCGATTGAAAGACGAATTAGATCGAGTCTGCACGCTTGCAGGGAAGTTTTCAGGCCGCCCCATTTCATCTTTAGCTTCACCCATGGGCTTTCCGATGCCTAATTCAAACCTAGAACTCGGAGTGGGGAACAATGACTTCGGAGGCCTAAATGCCCTTCCTTCAGGCCCTCCTCATTTCGGATCCGGGATTTCGCCCCCTCTGCCTATTGAACCGCCTACCAAACCATTGAACATCAACCCAATGGACAGATCATTGGAGAGATCAGTGTACTTGGAGCTTGCCTTGTCTACCATGGATGAATTGGTGAAAATGGCCCAAACCGACCAGCCACTTTGGATTAGAAGCTTGGAAGGTGGGAGAGAAGTACTGAATCATGAAGAGTATTTCAGAACATTTACTCCTTGTATTGGTATGAAACCAAATGGCTTTGTTACCGAAGCATCGAGGGAGACCGGTATGGTGATCATTAATAGTTTGGCCCTCGTTGAGACGCTAATGGATTCG AACAAATGGACGGAGATGTTTCCTTGTATAATTCCAAGAACATCAACCACAGATGTTATATCTAGTGGCATGGGAGGAACAAGAAATGGTGCACTTCAGCTG ATGCACGCTGAGCTCCAAGTTCTATCGCCATTAGTCCCAGTTCGGGACGTAAAGTTTCTCCGGTTCTGCAAGCAGCATGCCGAGGGTGTGTGGGCTGTTGTTGATGTTTCCATTGATACAATTCGAGAAACAGCCGGTGGCCCGACGTTTTTGAGTTGCCGGAGGCTGCCTTCCGGCTGTGTGGTGCAAGATATGCCTAATGGATACTCTAAG GTGACATGGGTAGAACACGCTGAATATGACGAGAGTGTAATTCACCAGCTCTACCGGCCTCTGATTGGGGCTGGAATGGGATTTGGTGCGCAAAGATGGGTAGCCACCCTCCAACGGCAATGCGAGTGTCTCGCCATACTCATGTCATCTTCTGTGCCTGCTCGCGATCATACAG CAATAACTGCTGGCGGGCGGAAGAGCATGTTGAAGCTGGCACAACGAATGACCAACAACTTCTGCGCGGGCGTGTGCGCCTCAACTGTTCACAAATGGAACAAGCTTAAATCAGGCAACGTAGACGAGGATGTGAGGGTCATGACTCGGAAGAGTGTTGACGACCCTGGGGAGCCGCCTGGTATTGTGGTGAGTGCCGCCACGTCCGTGTGGTTGCCAGTGTCGCCTCAAAGGCTATTCGACTTCCTACGCGACGAGCGTCTGAGGAGCGAGTGGGACATACTCTCCAATGGCGGCCCTATGCAAGAAATGGCTCACATTGCGAAGGGACAAGATCATGGCAACTGTGTTTCTCTCCTCCGTGCAAGT GCCATGAACTCGAACCAGAGCAGCATGCTGATCCTCCAGGAGACGTGCATAGACGCGGCGGGGTCGCTTGTTGTTTACGCGCCAGTTGACATACCTGCCATGCATGTGGTGATGAACGGCGGAGATTCTGCCTACGTGGCGCTGCTCCCCTCGGGATTTGTCGTAGTACCAGATGGGCCGGGCTCTCGAGGGCCTACTGGTAATGGACCCATTGGAAATGTTGGGATGGTCCATAGAGTGAGTGGTTCCTTGTTGACGGTTGCCTTCCAGATACTGGTGAACAGCCTTCCGACCGCGAAACTCACCGTCGAATCTGTGGAAACTGTTAACAACTTGATAACATGTACGGTGCAGAAGATCAAGGCGGCCCTGCATTGCGAAAGCTGA